TCATTCGTCCTCGGCGAACTCGCAGAGGGCGTGGACATTCAGCCCGGCGGCGCGGAGTTTTTGCGAGCCGCCCAGCTCGACGAGGTCGATGAGCGCGGCGACGCCGATGACGTTGCCCTGGAGTTCGCGGAAGAGCTTCGCGGCGGCGAGAAGCGTGCCGCCGGTGGCGATGAGGTCGTCCACGATGAGGACGCGGTCGTCGGGTTTGCAGGCGTCCATGTGAATCTCGACGGCGGCGGTGCCGTATTCGAGCTGGTAGCTTTCGGAGATGGTCTTGTAGGGGAGCTTGCCTTTCTTGCGGACGAGCACGAAGGGCTTGCCGAGGTGGTAGGCGAGCGCGCCGCCGAGCGCGAAACCGCGCGCATCGACGGCGGCGATGATGTCAACGGGCCGGCGCTCGCAGTCCGAGGCAAAGACGTCGATGGCCATGCGGAAGGCCTGCGGGTTGTGGAAGAGCGTGGTGACGTCGCGGAAGTTCACGCCGGCCTTGGGCCAGCCGCGCACCGTGCGGATTTGCGATTTGAAAAACTCGGAAGGTGACACGGAGCGCAAGCACACCGGAATCGCGGGCGCGGGGCGAACTCAATTTTTAAAATCCCAAGTGCCAAACAAGGGTTCACGTCCCGCGCAGCGGCCAGACGTCCGGCGCGGAGGTGGCGGCGAGGCCGAGAAAGCCGAGCGTCTTGATGCCGAGCATGATCGCCACCTGGGTCGCGCCGAGCTGCGCGAAATAAACCGCGCCGGTCAGCATCCCCAGGCCGATCACGATCTCCACCACGCTCACCATGCGGAACAGCCAGCGCGAGCGTCCGCGGCGCATGATGCCGCCCACGTGCGCCGCGCGGCCGCCTTTTGGCGTGCGCACGAACTCGCCGCCCATGCTCACCAGCCCTTCGATCACCGCCACGCAGCCGGTCACGCACATCGCCAGCCCGAACGCCAGCAACACGGGCGCCGCCACCAGCCACAGCAGGCCTTCGCGCCATTGGCGCTCCCGGAAATACTGGCTCGTGACATAGAGCACCACCGTCGTGCCGGTCGCGAGCACCACGCTCAACGGATTGATGACCAGCCACACGCCGCGCAACTGCTCGTCCGCGACGCAGTAGAGATACGGCACGAACAAAAACGAAAACGTGAGCAGCAGCGGGTAAACCAGCCCGGTGGTCAGGTGCAAGAACGCCTCGATCTTCACGCGGCCCGGCAGGTTGCCGGCGAGCACGGCGCGGAGCTGCTTGCGCGCCACCTGCATGCCGCCCTTGGTCCAGCGGTATTGCTGGGTCTTGAAGGCCGACATCTTTTCCGGCAGTTCGGACTCGACCACGTAATCGCGCAGGTAAACGAATTTCCAGCCGCGGCGCTGCGCGCGGTAGCTCATGTCGAGGTCCTCGGTGACCGTGTCGGCCGACCAGCCGCCCGCGTCCTCCAGCGCCGCGCGCCGCCACACGCCCGCTGTGCCGTTGAAATTGAAGAACAGCCCGCTCCCGAAGCGCGCCGCCTGCTCCACCACGAAATGCGCGTCGAGGAAAATGGCCTGAAACCGCGTGAGCAGGCTCGCGCGCCGGTTGCTGAACTCCCAGCGCGCCTGCACCGCGCCGACCTTCGGGTCGGAGAAATACGGGATGGTCGTCTCCAGAAAATCCGGCGCCGGGCGGAAATCCGCGTCGAAAATCGCCAGGAAATCCGCGGAGGTGAGCGTCATGCCCTGGGCGAGCGCGCCGGCCTTGTAGCCCGCGCGGTTCGTGCGCCGCACGTGCCTCATCCGCGCGGCCTCGCGCGGGTGCGCCGCCAGCCAGTCCGCGATGATGCGCGAAGTCTCGTCGGTCGAATCGTCGAGGATCTGGATTTCGAGCCGCCCTTCCTCCCAGCGCAGCCGCGCCACCGCCTCCAGTAGGCGTTCCACGACGAGCGGCTCGTTGTAAAGCGGGCATTGCACGCACACTCTGGCCGGCGCTCCCTGCCACGGCGCCGGGCGGGCGGGCATGCGCGCATGGCGCAAATACATCCACAACAGCTTCAGCCGGTGCAGCGCGAAATAGATCATCCCGCCGAGGGTGATCGCGTAAAGGGTTAACACGAAGGGTTCGAAATCCACGCCGGAAAGCCTCATCAGCAACCCGTCGGGGTCAAGCGCGGCGTGGCCTCGTGGAGCGGATGTCCATGCGCAATATATTTCCAAACAATGTGTTGTGCCATGCCTTGGATGTTTTGCGAAGCACGGCTTTATTGGTCGACGGCGAGGGCGGCCAGGATGTCGTCGGCTTGTTTTGAGGTGGAGCCCTTGTGGTCGGCGTAAATGATTTTGCCGCCCTTGATGAGATACGCCTGGCGCGCGGCGCGCGCCTCGCCGGGAACGCCAAAGGCGGTTTTCACCTTCTTGTCGGTGTCCGCCAGCAGCGTGAACTGGAAATGGTTGTCGTCCTTGAACTTCTTCTGCGCCTCGACACTGTCGGTGCTCACGCCGATGATGGCCACGCCTTTTTCCGCGAGCACGTCGTAGGCGTCGCGCAGCGAGCAGCCCTGCGCCGTGCAGCCGGGGGTGAACGCCTTCGGGTAGAAATACACCAGCGTGTATTTATTCTTCGAATACACGTCGGCGAGGTCGAGCGTCGCGCCGGCGTCGGTCGTGGCGGAGACGGCGGGGGCGGGGTCGCCCGGTTTGAGCGGTTCGGCGGCGTGCAGATTGGCGGTCATGGTGAGAAGAACAGCGGCGAAGGCGGCGGGGAAAAATACGAAGTGTGCGCGTTTCATGGCGGCATGAAAGCTAGCCCGGTCGGCGTGCCGGCGCAAGCAGGCGCGCGGCTTTTCGAAACCTACCCATTGGTTTCATATTGATAAGCGGCCTCTTATGAAAAAAATACAACCTGCATTGACACGAATAGTTAGGAGCCTAACTTTCAAGCTTCAATCAAACAATGGCATACACAGAAGACCGAGCGGCTTGGTTTGAGGGGCAGGGGCTTTGGGAGCACGTCCCGGAGTCGGACTGGCAAAACTGGGGCTGGCAGCTGAAAAACCGCATCACCACGCTCGACCAGCTCGAGCGCTACATGGTGCTCACCACCGAGGAACGGCGCGGCATCGCGTTTGCCGGGCACAAGCTCTCGCTCGCGATCACGCCTTATTTTTTCAACCTCATCAACCGCGACGACCCGAACTGCCCCATCCGCCTGCAAGTCATTCCGCGCGAGGGCGAATCGATCACGAGCGCCGAGGAAATGCTCGACTCGCTCGGCGAGGACGATCACTCGCCGGTGCCGGGCCTCGTGCACCGCTACCCGGACCGCGTGCTGTTCCTGGTGACCGACCGCTGCGCGTCGTATTGCCGCTACTGCACGCGCAGCCGCCTGGTCAGCAACGCGCAGGACTACAATTTCCACCCGGAATTCGAGCAGGGCCTGCGCTACATCGAGTCGCATCCCGAGGTGCGCGACGTGCTGCTTTCGGGCGGCGACCCGCTCCTCCTCGGCGACAAAAAAATCGAGCACGTCCTGAGCCGCCTGCGCGCGATCAAGCACGTGGAGTTCATCCGCATCGGCTCGCGCATCCCGGTGTTTCTGCCGCAGCGCATCACGCCTGAGCTGTGCGAGATTTTCAAGAAATACGGCCCCATCTGGATGAGCATCCACGTGAATCACCCGCGCGAGTGCACGGCGGAGCTGCGAGCGGCGTGCGAGCGGCTGAGTTTCGCCGGCGTGCCGCTGGGCAACCAGTCCGTGCTGCTGCGCGGCGTCAACGACGATGCCGACGTGATGAAGGCGCTCGTGCAACGCCTGCTGCGCATGCGGGTGCGCCCGTATTATCTTTACCAAATGGATCTCATCACCGGCGGCTCGCACTTCAAAGTCGATGTGCGCAAGGGCATCGAGATCATCCGCGCGCTGCGCGGCCACACGACCGGCTACGCCGTCCCGCAATACGTGATCGACGCCCCCGGCGGCGGCGGCAAGGTGCCGATAAACCCGGACTACGTCGAGCGCATCACCGACGACGAGGTGGTGTTCCGCAACTACGAAGGCCGCGCGTTCCGTTATCCGCTCACCAGCACCCCGCTGCCGCGCGTGCGCCCGCCGCTCGCCGCCGAGGCGGAGCGTGCGCGTTTCGTGGAGTGACAGGCCGAATCGCGCGCCCTGCCACCGGACGCCGCTCCGCTCCGCCCTCGCTGGCGCACTTTGGGCAGACCTGCAACCGATGCAATGTAACCCAATGGGTCACACCCGAATGGCGCTTAGATAAGAGAGGCGCTTGCGCAAGGAGCGGCGGCGTCCCGCCGCCGGACGAGGCGGAAGCCTCGCCCGTTTGCGCGCGGTTCATCGAGGCACGATGGGCACGCGTTCCGCGTGTCGGGCGGCGGGACGCCGCCCCTCCTTGCGCAAGCGTGCTTTTTGACGGCAACAGCCCTTATCTAAGCGCCATTCGGGTCACACCCTTTATGAATTGAAAGGACGCTTTATCAAAAACGTGCCTTGGAGGTCGTCCCTCCATCCAAAGTCGGATTTCTATTGGTAATTGGTATAGTGTTTTCATTTAACAGTGGCGCGGCAGCGCCGGTAGGGCGAAGCCTCCGGCTGAGCCGCGGCTCGGCGGGGACGCCTCGCCCTACCATTTGGGCCAATGTTGAGAGAAAATACTATATGACATTGCATCGGCAAAACTAAGTGCATTTCGAGCCGGAATAATCCGGCCACGACATTATCCGATGCCCCGGTCAGGGATTTTTCTCTTTTCGTAAGTATATCAAAGTAACCTGAGGCGACAAAGCACGCGCCTCGGTGCGGCGATAACCGAGCGACTCATATAGACTGATGTTTGCGGCGCTTTTTGAGCCGGTGAAGAGTTCGTAACAACAGGATGACGGGAAAACGGATTCGCAGGCTTTCAGCAGCGCGCTCCCGATGCCACGCCTTTGATGCTTCGGGCTCACGCTGAGGCGTCCAATCTCGCAAATATCATTATTCAGGGAGACGCGGACTGAACCCACAAGGGCGCCATCGACCTCGGCTTTCAGAATGACACCCCGCTTCGATGCACTCGTGATGCCATCGAGCGTCTCTTTTAGCGGCGGGATCGAATAATCGTCATAGATTTTGGCTTCCGCCTGATAGGCTTCCTTCTGGATTTCGAGAATTGCCGGCAAATCCGCCGGGGTTGCCGCGCTGATCTTCATGTTTTTCCAAATGATAAAGCCGGGCCGTGCGCGGGCAAGGGTGTTTGTATTTCCGGGACCAGCGGGTTTCGCCCCACGGAAAACCTTCCCGCGCCCTGCGCCCTGCCGGAAAACCTCCGCGAGTTCTCGCATCTCCTGTTTTCCGGGCTTTGCAGATGAAACAGGAATATTTATCTTGAAGAATATTCTTTTATGAGAATATTAAGGCCGTGCAATTGTCCCGGATTTACGAATGTCTTTGCGAACGGACGCGGCTTCGCATCGTCAACCTGCTCATGGACGGGCCGTTGTGCGTCCGACATTTGCAGGAGGCGCTGGGCGAGCCGCAGGTGAAAGTCACGAAGCACCTGGCTTACCTGAAGGCGCGCGGGCTGGTTTCGGCGCGGCAGGAGGCGAACTGGCGGGTGCAGGCGATCACGGACACGCCTTCGCCCGCGCTCGCGGAACACCTGGATTGCCTGCGGCGTTGCGCGCGGGAGGACGAGGAGCTGCGGCGCGATCTGGCGCGGCTGCGCGAGTTGCGCCCGCAAATCGAGGTGGGAGGACCGGCGGCCTGCCGCCGGGACGGACGGGGGCGGGTTGCGCGCAAAAAGAAGGTCGAAACGCACGCGGACGTGGCGGTGGCGGCGATTCCCGACACGGTGGTCAATCTGTATTCGCTGCCATGAGTGACGTGCTCGAACCGGAGGCATGGCTGGCGCGTTTCGCGCGGGACGCGGACGCGGCGGGTTTTCGCGTCGCGGAATTCGGCCGGGTGGGCGGCGCGCCGTTGCTGGCGGCGGAACGGCGGCCCGCGAAGCCGTTGATGCATATTTATCTTTCGGCGGGCATCCACGGCGACGAGCCTGCGGGGACGCTGGCGCTCGGCGCGCTGATGGAACGGCGCTGGTTTGACGGCGCGATCGCGTGGCATGTGCTGCCGCTGCTCAACCCGTCCGGCATGGCGGCGGGCACCCGCGAGTCGCGGGAGGGCATCGACCTGAACCGCGATTATCTGGCGGCGGCCGATCCCGGCACGCGCGCGCACCGGGCCTGGTTGCGGGCGGAGGGCTGGCGTTACGACCTCACGCTGGCGTTGCACGAGGATTGGGAATCGCGCGGGTTTTATCTTTACGAGCTGGGCGACAATGCCGGGCGGTGCTTCGGACCGGAAATCGTGCGCGATGTGGAGGCGGTCATCGCCATCGACCGGGCGGCGCAAATCGACGGCTATCCGGCGTCGGATGGACAAGTTTTCCCGCCGGAGGACAATCCTGAGATCCGCGATCGCTGGCCGGAGCAGTTGTATTTGCGCGAGCATCACACGCGGCTTGCGCTCACGCTGGAGACGCCGTCGGCGTTTCCTCTGGCGGAGCGCATCGCCGCGCACATACGGGCGGTGGACGCGGTGATGAGGCTGGCGAGGGAATCGCAGGGCGCGTGAGAGGAGGTCCTTGATTATTGGCGCTTTTGCCAATCGGAGGACTTCTCAGCGCATGGCATTTTATGAATCCCCGGGCAGACGCCGTCCGTAGCGGGCGGAACTTTTCTTTGCGCTTTTGGCGCGACGGGATATCGCGGACGGGATGAAAGTGATTGTTCTCTGTTCCGGCGGGATGGACTCGGTCGTGGCGCTGCATTGGGCGCGACGCGAGCACGAGGTCGCGGCGGCGGTGAGCTTCGACTACGGCGCGAAGCACAACGCCCGCGAGCTGCCCATGGCGGCGGAGCAGGCGGCGCTCATCGGCGCACGGCACGTGGTCATCCCGCTGCGGTTCATGGACGAGCTGTTCGAGTCGGCCCTGCTGTCGTCCGGCGGCGAGATTCCCGAGGGACATTACGAGGCGGAGAACATGAAACAAACCGTCGTGCCCTTTCGCAACGCCATCATGCTGTCGGTCGCCACCGGACTGGCCGAGAGCACGGGCGCGGAGGGGTTGGTCATCGCGGCGCACGGCGGCGACCATGCGATTTATCCGGATTGCCGCGAAGATTTTATGCAGGCGATGGGCGATGCGATGCGGCTGGGCACCTACGCGGGGGTGCGGCTGCTGCGTCCGTTCATCGCGATGAAAAAGGACCGGATCGCCGCCGAGGGCGCGCGGCTGGGCGTGGATTTTGCGCGCACCTGGTCGTGCTACAAGGGTGGCGCGGTGCAGTGCGGGCGCTGCGGCACGTGCGTCGAGCGGCGCGAGGCGTTCATCGGGGC
This genomic stretch from Termitidicoccus mucosus harbors:
- a CDS encoding peroxiredoxin, which gives rise to MKRAHFVFFPAAFAAVLLTMTANLHAAEPLKPGDPAPAVSATTDAGATLDLADVYSKNKYTLVYFYPKAFTPGCTAQGCSLRDAYDVLAEKGVAIIGVSTDSVEAQKKFKDDNHFQFTLLADTDKKVKTAFGVPGEARAARQAYLIKGGKIIYADHKGSTSKQADDILAALAVDQ
- a CDS encoding KamA family radical SAM protein, which translates into the protein MAYTEDRAAWFEGQGLWEHVPESDWQNWGWQLKNRITTLDQLERYMVLTTEERRGIAFAGHKLSLAITPYFFNLINRDDPNCPIRLQVIPREGESITSAEEMLDSLGEDDHSPVPGLVHRYPDRVLFLVTDRCASYCRYCTRSRLVSNAQDYNFHPEFEQGLRYIESHPEVRDVLLSGGDPLLLGDKKIEHVLSRLRAIKHVEFIRIGSRIPVFLPQRITPELCEIFKKYGPIWMSIHVNHPRECTAELRAACERLSFAGVPLGNQSVLLRGVNDDADVMKALVQRLLRMRVRPYYLYQMDLITGGSHFKVDVRKGIEIIRALRGHTTGYAVPQYVIDAPGGGGKVPINPDYVERITDDEVVFRNYEGRAFRYPLTSTPLPRVRPPLAAEAERARFVE
- a CDS encoding adenine phosphoribosyltransferase; translation: MSPSEFFKSQIRTVRGWPKAGVNFRDVTTLFHNPQAFRMAIDVFASDCERRPVDIIAAVDARGFALGGALAYHLGKPFVLVRKKGKLPYKTISESYQLEYGTAAVEIHMDACKPDDRVLIVDDLIATGGTLLAAAKLFRELQGNVIGVAALIDLVELGGSQKLRAAGLNVHALCEFAEDE
- a CDS encoding M14 family metallopeptidase, whose amino-acid sequence is MSDVLEPEAWLARFARDADAAGFRVAEFGRVGGAPLLAAERRPAKPLMHIYLSAGIHGDEPAGTLALGALMERRWFDGAIAWHVLPLLNPSGMAAGTRESREGIDLNRDYLAAADPGTRAHRAWLRAEGWRYDLTLALHEDWESRGFYLYELGDNAGRCFGPEIVRDVEAVIAIDRAAQIDGYPASDGQVFPPEDNPEIRDRWPEQLYLREHHTRLALTLETPSAFPLAERIAAHIRAVDAVMRLARESQGA
- a CDS encoding GNAT family N-acetyltransferase; protein product: MKISAATPADLPAILEIQKEAYQAEAKIYDDYSIPPLKETLDGITSASKRGVILKAEVDGALVGSVRVSLNNDICEIGRLSVSPKHQRRGIGSALLKACESVFPSSCCYELFTGSKSAANISLYESLGYRRTEARALSPQVTLIYLRKEKNP
- a CDS encoding glycosyltransferase family 2 protein: MLTLYAITLGGMIYFALHRLKLLWMYLRHARMPARPAPWQGAPARVCVQCPLYNEPLVVERLLEAVARLRWEEGRLEIQILDDSTDETSRIIADWLAAHPREAARMRHVRRTNRAGYKAGALAQGMTLTSADFLAIFDADFRPAPDFLETTIPYFSDPKVGAVQARWEFSNRRASLLTRFQAIFLDAHFVVEQAARFGSGLFFNFNGTAGVWRRAALEDAGGWSADTVTEDLDMSYRAQRRGWKFVYLRDYVVESELPEKMSAFKTQQYRWTKGGMQVARKQLRAVLAGNLPGRVKIEAFLHLTTGLVYPLLLTFSFLFVPYLYCVADEQLRGVWLVINPLSVVLATGTTVVLYVTSQYFRERQWREGLLWLVAAPVLLAFGLAMCVTGCVAVIEGLVSMGGEFVRTPKGGRAAHVGGIMRRGRSRWLFRMVSVVEIVIGLGMLTGAVYFAQLGATQVAIMLGIKTLGFLGLAATSAPDVWPLRGT
- a CDS encoding ArsR/SmtB family transcription factor, translated to MQLSRIYECLCERTRLRIVNLLMDGPLCVRHLQEALGEPQVKVTKHLAYLKARGLVSARQEANWRVQAITDTPSPALAEHLDCLRRCAREDEELRRDLARLRELRPQIEVGGPAACRRDGRGRVARKKKVETHADVAVAAIPDTVVNLYSLP
- the queC gene encoding 7-cyano-7-deazaguanine synthase QueC encodes the protein MKVIVLCSGGMDSVVALHWARREHEVAAAVSFDYGAKHNARELPMAAEQAALIGARHVVIPLRFMDELFESALLSSGGEIPEGHYEAENMKQTVVPFRNAIMLSVATGLAESTGAEGLVIAAHGGDHAIYPDCREDFMQAMGDAMRLGTYAGVRLLRPFIAMKKDRIAAEGARLGVDFARTWSCYKGGAVQCGRCGTCVERREAFIGAGLPDPTVYLDNGPLPAKP